A window from Opitutia bacterium ISCC 52 encodes these proteins:
- a CDS encoding esterase family protein produces MDLKRPLIRIFSLLILCIASSQAQQPHIERTYPLGPDSHRKTDVPRGKVTEYIWNSSDVFPGTIRRYYIYVPTQYQPGIPAALMVFQDGHTYIREDGDFRVPTVFDNLIHQGDMPVTIGVFVDPGHLTPELPPQPGWRPRPDNRSFEYDSLSDNYARFLLEEILPEVRKKYNITYDPEGRAICGISSGGICAWTVAWERPNQFRKVLSHIGSFTNIRGGHNYPALIRKGSDKKPIRIFMQDGSNDLDNSHGNWPLGNQQLYAALKFRDYDVKFVYGEGAHNGNHGGAILPESLRWLWRDYKPNPQPQAESP; encoded by the coding sequence ATGGATTTAAAACGACCCCTAATCAGAATCTTCTCCCTTCTAATTTTGTGCATCGCCAGCAGCCAGGCACAGCAGCCTCACATCGAACGAACTTACCCTTTGGGACCTGATTCACATCGAAAAACCGACGTTCCAAGGGGAAAAGTCACTGAATACATCTGGAATAGCTCAGACGTTTTCCCAGGAACTATTCGTCGCTATTATATTTACGTCCCCACTCAGTACCAGCCTGGGATACCGGCTGCTCTGATGGTATTTCAGGACGGACATACCTACATCAGGGAAGACGGAGACTTTCGTGTACCTACCGTCTTCGACAATTTAATTCACCAAGGAGACATGCCGGTAACCATTGGTGTGTTTGTAGACCCTGGTCATTTGACTCCAGAATTGCCTCCTCAACCAGGCTGGAGACCGAGGCCCGACAACCGAAGCTTTGAGTATGATTCCCTCAGTGATAACTACGCTCGGTTTCTGTTGGAAGAAATCCTGCCAGAAGTAAGGAAGAAATATAATATTACCTACGATCCAGAAGGTCGGGCCATATGCGGCATCAGTAGTGGAGGTATTTGTGCCTGGACCGTAGCCTGGGAAAGACCGAATCAGTTCAGAAAGGTGCTCAGTCATATTGGCAGCTTCACCAACATTCGTGGAGGTCACAACTACCCTGCCCTCATTCGCAAAGGCTCGGATAAAAAACCCATTCGGATATTCATGCAGGACGGCAGCAATGACCTGGATAATTCACATGGCAATTGGCCACTTGGAAACCAGCAACTTTACGCTGCGCTCAAGTTCCGGGACTACGATGTGAAATTCGTCTACGGAGAAGGAGCTCACAACGGCAACCACGGCGGCGCTATCTTGCCAGAATCATTGCGATGGCTCTGGCGCGATTACAAACCCAACCCACAGCCTCAGGCAGAATCGCCTTAG
- a CDS encoding NADP-dependent isocitrate dehydrogenase produces MSAETPKIIYTITDEAPALATHSLLPIVEAYAAPAGVTIETRDISLAGRIIANFPDKLTDEQKQGDHLSELGELAKTPEANIIKLPNISASIPQLTAAIKELKDHGYDLPDYPEDPQNDEEQSIKTRYAKVLGSAVNPVLREGNSDRRAPGSVKQYAKNNPHSMGAWSADSKSHVSSMGGGDFYGSEKSTTISEATDFRIEFHSESGSVTSLKSSAPLQAGEVIDSSVMSGSALRSFLEEQIEDAKSQDVLLSLHMKATMMKVSDPIIFGHAVSAFYKDVFEKHAAVFEELGIDPSNGFGDVENKIASLPEDHRSEIEADIKDCYATRPGMAMVNSDKGITNLHVPSDIIIDASMPAAIRASGQMWGPDGNQKDTKYVIPDRSYAGVYKATVDFCKQHGAFDPTTMGTVPNVGLMAQKAEEYGSHDKTFQASESGTIRVVDSNDQLLLEQAVQKDDIFRMCQTKDAPIQDWVKLAVNRARATGSPAIFWLDENRGHDAEIIKKVNAYLPNHDTDGLDIRILPPIEATQVSLERIKNGEDTISVTGNVLRDYLTDLFPILEVGTSAKMLSIVPLMNGGGLFETGAGGSAPKHVQQFNQEGHLRWDSLGEFLALAVSLEHLSDSFDNPKAKLLGSTLDQATGKFLLNNKAPSRKVNELDNRGSHFYLALYWAEALATQSEDAELAALFAPFAQELAEKEQTIVAELNGAQGDPVDIGGYYQPVVAQASAAMRPSSTFNEALAGLGS; encoded by the coding sequence ATGTCAGCCGAAACACCTAAAATCATTTACACAATCACGGATGAGGCACCTGCCTTGGCCACTCACTCATTGCTTCCAATCGTTGAGGCCTATGCAGCACCAGCAGGTGTCACAATTGAAACGCGTGATATTTCATTGGCTGGTCGAATAATAGCAAATTTCCCAGATAAGCTTACCGACGAGCAAAAGCAAGGCGACCACTTAAGCGAATTGGGCGAGCTTGCGAAGACACCCGAGGCCAATATCATAAAACTTCCCAATATCAGCGCCAGTATCCCTCAACTGACTGCCGCCATCAAAGAACTAAAGGATCACGGTTATGATTTGCCCGACTATCCTGAAGATCCACAAAACGACGAGGAGCAGTCCATCAAGACTCGTTATGCAAAGGTGCTTGGTAGTGCGGTAAATCCTGTCCTCCGCGAAGGGAATTCCGATCGCCGCGCTCCTGGCTCAGTAAAACAATATGCTAAAAACAATCCCCACTCGATGGGCGCATGGTCAGCAGACTCTAAGTCGCACGTATCCAGCATGGGAGGCGGAGATTTTTACGGTTCTGAAAAATCTACCACCATTAGCGAGGCAACCGATTTCCGCATTGAATTTCATTCTGAATCTGGATCGGTCACAAGCTTGAAGTCCTCTGCTCCACTACAAGCAGGAGAGGTCATTGATTCGTCCGTTATGAGCGGATCTGCCTTACGCAGTTTTCTAGAAGAACAAATTGAGGATGCGAAATCCCAGGACGTTCTGCTCTCCTTACACATGAAGGCAACTATGATGAAGGTCTCCGATCCGATCATTTTTGGCCACGCGGTATCCGCCTTCTACAAAGATGTTTTTGAAAAACATGCTGCAGTGTTTGAAGAGCTGGGAATCGACCCAAGCAACGGATTTGGAGACGTCGAAAACAAAATTGCTTCTCTTCCAGAAGATCACCGCAGTGAGATTGAAGCAGACATCAAGGACTGTTACGCCACTCGCCCTGGAATGGCCATGGTGAATTCCGATAAAGGCATCACCAACCTCCATGTGCCAAGTGACATCATTATTGATGCATCCATGCCTGCTGCGATTCGCGCATCAGGACAGATGTGGGGACCAGATGGAAACCAGAAGGATACGAAGTACGTAATCCCTGATCGTTCTTATGCCGGTGTCTACAAAGCGACAGTAGATTTTTGCAAACAACACGGTGCATTCGATCCAACGACTATGGGTACGGTTCCCAACGTTGGCCTCATGGCTCAAAAAGCCGAAGAGTATGGATCACATGACAAAACTTTCCAAGCCTCGGAAAGTGGAACCATTCGCGTCGTCGATAGCAACGATCAGCTACTTCTTGAGCAAGCCGTTCAAAAAGATGACATCTTCCGCATGTGCCAGACCAAGGATGCTCCGATTCAGGATTGGGTAAAATTGGCGGTTAACCGGGCACGGGCAACAGGCTCACCGGCCATTTTCTGGCTCGACGAAAATCGCGGGCACGATGCAGAGATCATTAAAAAGGTAAACGCGTACCTCCCTAACCACGACACCGATGGACTCGACATTCGTATCCTGCCTCCGATTGAAGCTACGCAAGTTTCTCTTGAGCGCATCAAAAACGGCGAAGACACCATCTCTGTCACAGGCAACGTGCTTCGTGACTACCTGACAGACCTGTTTCCTATTCTTGAGGTGGGAACCAGCGCAAAGATGCTCTCTATCGTACCACTCATGAATGGTGGCGGTCTCTTTGAAACAGGAGCCGGTGGATCCGCTCCCAAACACGTTCAACAGTTCAATCAGGAAGGTCACCTTCGCTGGGATTCTTTAGGAGAATTCTTAGCTCTGGCCGTATCCTTGGAACATTTGTCCGATAGTTTCGACAATCCCAAAGCCAAGCTTCTTGGCAGCACACTCGACCAGGCAACCGGCAAGTTTTTGCTCAACAACAAAGCTCCTTCTCGTAAAGTGAACGAGCTGGATAATCGAGGCAGCCATTTCTACCTGGCACTGTATTGGGCAGAGGCATTAGCCACACAATCTGAAGATGCAGAGCTCGCGGCTTTGTTTGCGCCTTTTGCTCAGGAATTAGCTGAGAAAGAGCAAACGATCGTGGCAGAACTGAATGGCGCCCAAGGTGATCCCGTAGACATTGGTGGTTATTACCAGCCAGTTGTCGCTCAAGCGTCCGCTGCTATGCGTCCAAGCTCTACGTTCAATGAAGCACTTGCTGGACTGGGAAGCTAA
- a CDS encoding glycosyltransferase, translating to MPEEKPAVSVVTPFYNAEDTLKQLLLCYSKQDIQLSWEVIFVDNRSSDNSCQMIHDFAGELPPYKILKAEEMPGAGYARNMGVKGCSSEIIVFCDADDEIPDHHISKMAEGVERHGWVGCGIDDKKLNSSHIVKALEFGVMDLLFAGYLPFTGTGVMAIRKHLFEKAGGFDTAFRVCEDADFCYRLQLLGHTLHYQPDTSIFVRLRPNLKEICKQRFQWGRYERTLAKRYTPYGHTQPDSRIKGFVYAVKTSLFFLLRYYDQEKRIRYGRLTSHHLGVIMPLQKEAHIPVMLDEKEIDQAVLKKLKEGS from the coding sequence ATGCCGGAGGAGAAACCTGCTGTAAGTGTTGTTACGCCGTTTTATAACGCAGAAGACACTTTAAAACAACTTTTGCTCTGCTACTCTAAGCAGGACATTCAGTTGTCGTGGGAAGTTATCTTTGTGGATAATCGTAGTAGCGATAATTCATGTCAGATGATTCATGATTTTGCAGGTGAGCTGCCACCATACAAAATCTTGAAAGCTGAAGAAATGCCTGGTGCAGGTTATGCAAGGAATATGGGGGTGAAGGGCTGCTCTTCTGAGATCATCGTCTTTTGCGATGCAGACGATGAAATACCCGACCATCATATTTCGAAAATGGCAGAGGGAGTTGAAAGGCACGGTTGGGTTGGCTGTGGTATCGACGACAAAAAACTTAACTCTTCCCATATCGTAAAGGCACTAGAGTTTGGAGTGATGGATCTTCTTTTTGCCGGCTACCTACCATTCACCGGAACGGGAGTGATGGCCATCCGGAAGCACTTGTTTGAAAAAGCAGGTGGATTTGATACCGCTTTTCGAGTCTGCGAAGATGCAGACTTTTGTTATCGTCTGCAATTATTAGGACACACTCTTCATTACCAACCAGACACGTCCATTTTTGTCAGGCTGCGGCCCAACCTGAAAGAAATATGCAAGCAACGTTTTCAGTGGGGACGGTACGAGAGGACGTTGGCGAAACGTTATACGCCTTATGGGCATACCCAACCTGATTCCCGTATAAAAGGGTTCGTTTACGCAGTTAAGACATCTTTATTTTTTCTGCTACGTTATTATGATCAGGAGAAACGAATTCGCTATGGTCGACTTACCTCTCATCATTTGGGCGTTATAATGCCTTTGCAGAAAGAGGCTCATATACCTGTCATGCTAGATGAGAAGGAGATTGATCAAGCGGTACTTAAAAAGTTGAAAGAAGGAAGTTGA
- a CDS encoding SMP-30/gluconolactonase/LRE family protein: protein MNGREDGDGVIKVIQGEGVSVFAKGLSEPKGIAYVDGFLVASDLQRVVKVDAEGQVSVLAGPEDFPHPPSYLNDVAVDGDGKGVYVTDMGANTKMRGPDGLWPLDSAEGKAMPMIGRVYHITLEGDVTEVIKPNSKMTNPNGVGVGKDGQLLVGAFFQGHFLVKDGDNLNILTSDLRGADAVEQDSHGNYYASSWSQAKVWKISEDGSSVEVLQDGFQSAADFYLEEENNRLLLPDMLAGKVYEVSLGN, encoded by the coding sequence ATGAATGGCCGAGAGGATGGCGACGGTGTCATTAAGGTAATTCAAGGTGAGGGCGTATCGGTCTTTGCAAAAGGTCTTAGTGAGCCTAAGGGAATAGCCTATGTAGATGGTTTTCTTGTTGCTTCCGATTTGCAACGAGTGGTGAAGGTAGATGCAGAAGGTCAGGTATCTGTCTTGGCAGGCCCTGAAGATTTTCCGCATCCACCCAGCTATCTCAATGATGTTGCCGTAGACGGGGATGGAAAAGGCGTCTATGTAACAGATATGGGGGCAAATACTAAGATGCGTGGTCCAGATGGGCTTTGGCCATTAGATAGTGCAGAGGGGAAGGCGATGCCAATGATAGGGCGAGTGTATCACATAACTTTGGAGGGTGATGTCACCGAAGTTATCAAACCGAATTCAAAAATGACTAACCCTAATGGAGTAGGTGTTGGTAAGGACGGACAGCTGTTGGTCGGTGCATTTTTTCAGGGACATTTTCTTGTGAAAGACGGTGATAATTTGAATATCCTAACTAGTGATTTGCGGGGAGCAGATGCCGTTGAGCAAGATAGTCATGGAAATTACTATGCTTCCAGCTGGTCCCAGGCTAAAGTATGGAAAATTTCAGAGGACGGAAGTTCTGTAGAGGTGTTGCAGGATGGGTTTCAATCTGCTGCCGACTTTTATTTGGAAGAAGAAAATAATCGGCTATTGCTCCCAGATATGTTGGCTGGGAAAGTTTATGAAGTGTCATTAGGAAACTAA
- a CDS encoding sodium/solute symporter (Members of the Solute:Sodium Symporter (SSS), TC 2.A.21 as described in tcdb.org, catalyze solute:Na+ symport. Known solutes for members of the family include sugars, amino acids, nucleosides, inositols, vitamins, urea or anions, depending on the system.), which translates to MASLTLPDILIVLAYFAAVLFVGIRFGRKDESMEGYVAGDRNVPWLAVLGSLVATEISAATFLGTPGVGYSSNLGYLQITIGSLLARFAIAFVFLSAFYKARYLSIYQYLKNRFGGRSHYSSAVFFLLSRVLASAVRLMIASTGLHIILGVPFVWAMIGFALLCLVYAGIGGIRAVIWTDCIQALVFLVAGVVMLFVLQNLVGWGTILEVGGDTGRLEVFQWTATDGLLKDSNWFVLALAFGFVSTLASLGTDHDFTQRLLTCKKVEDSRRSIILSGFVALPVASLFLMIGVGLFVYYNQVATGVALPLGETGEVASDKVFPHFISTVLPAGLRGFLLCGVLAAAMSSLDSAMAALSSSIVVDLYGPFLKDPTDTKKQVWIARIFMAIVAIVLVTFAWGIRNSDEFLWLAFKISGITYSGLLGIFLVGLLSNRGDDRWNLVAMISGSACTAILLLLSENGHLELAWQYPMLFGVALTYLLGIIPRGEGIQSI; encoded by the coding sequence ATGGCTTCTCTAACACTTCCCGACATCCTTATAGTTCTGGCCTACTTTGCAGCCGTGCTGTTTGTGGGCATCCGCTTCGGTCGAAAAGACGAGAGCATGGAAGGCTATGTAGCCGGAGATAGAAATGTTCCTTGGCTGGCAGTATTAGGATCGCTGGTGGCAACCGAAATAAGCGCTGCTACCTTTCTAGGAACACCAGGCGTGGGTTACTCAAGCAATCTTGGTTATTTACAAATTACCATCGGCTCCCTCCTCGCTCGCTTCGCTATTGCATTCGTTTTCCTGAGCGCGTTTTACAAGGCTCGCTACCTTTCCATCTATCAATACCTGAAAAACCGTTTTGGTGGGAGAAGCCATTACTCCTCCGCTGTCTTTTTTCTCCTCTCCAGAGTATTGGCATCGGCCGTACGACTCATGATCGCATCAACGGGTCTACACATCATACTGGGAGTTCCCTTTGTGTGGGCAATGATTGGCTTTGCGCTGCTCTGTCTTGTCTACGCCGGCATTGGCGGTATCCGCGCTGTCATCTGGACGGATTGCATTCAAGCTTTGGTCTTCCTCGTCGCCGGAGTCGTCATGCTTTTTGTATTACAAAACCTCGTCGGCTGGGGAACCATTCTGGAAGTAGGAGGAGATACAGGGCGACTTGAAGTCTTTCAATGGACAGCTACGGACGGCCTTCTGAAGGATAGTAACTGGTTTGTCCTGGCCCTGGCTTTTGGATTTGTAAGTACCCTTGCTTCCCTCGGAACCGACCATGACTTTACACAACGTCTCCTAACTTGTAAAAAAGTTGAAGACTCGCGGCGTAGCATCATCCTAAGTGGCTTTGTTGCCCTACCCGTTGCGAGCCTGTTCCTGATGATCGGTGTAGGCCTTTTTGTATATTACAATCAAGTAGCTACCGGCGTAGCACTTCCGCTTGGCGAAACAGGCGAGGTTGCTTCGGACAAAGTGTTTCCCCATTTCATTTCAACAGTGCTACCTGCTGGCCTGCGAGGATTTCTGCTCTGTGGTGTCTTAGCAGCAGCCATGTCGAGTCTGGATAGCGCGATGGCAGCACTCAGCTCTTCAATCGTTGTAGATCTCTATGGTCCCTTTCTCAAAGATCCAACAGACACAAAGAAACAAGTCTGGATTGCTCGTATATTCATGGCGATTGTCGCCATAGTCCTCGTTACTTTTGCCTGGGGCATTCGGAATAGTGATGAATTCCTCTGGCTGGCTTTCAAAATTTCCGGAATTACCTACAGCGGCCTTCTCGGTATATTTTTGGTGGGGCTTCTTAGCAATCGCGGCGATGACCGTTGGAATTTGGTGGCCATGATTTCAGGCAGCGCATGCACGGCTATACTCCTGTTATTGTCGGAGAATGGCCATCTTGAATTAGCCTGGCAGTATCCCATGCTATTTGGCGTGGCCCTCACTTATCTGTTAGGAATTATCCCACGAGGCGAAGGAATTCAGTCCATTTAG